A stretch of Gemmatimonas aurantiaca T-27 DNA encodes these proteins:
- a CDS encoding fasciclin domain-containing protein, translating into MRHWTVITAAAIAISPLAAKAQDKDIVETATAAGSFKTLTKLLGDAGLTETLRGPGPFTVFAPTDEAFAKLAPGALDALAKDRSRLRSVLLYHVVAGKITAADAVKLAGTGRKTVEGQEAKISVMGSTPMINNAHVTKADIVAKNGVIHGIDAVMLPPGR; encoded by the coding sequence ATGCGCCACTGGACCGTGATCACTGCTGCCGCGATTGCCATTTCCCCGTTGGCGGCGAAGGCCCAGGACAAGGACATCGTCGAGACGGCCACGGCTGCCGGCTCGTTCAAGACGTTGACGAAGCTGCTGGGCGACGCTGGGCTTACCGAGACGCTGCGCGGTCCTGGACCGTTTACCGTCTTTGCTCCGACCGACGAGGCGTTCGCCAAACTCGCCCCGGGCGCACTCGATGCGTTGGCCAAGGATCGCTCACGGCTACGCAGCGTGCTCCTTTACCACGTGGTGGCCGGCAAGATCACTGCGGCTGATGCCGTGAAGCTGGCCGGCACAGGCCGGAAAACGGTGGAGGGGCAGGAAGCGAAAATCTCTGTCATGGGCAGTACGCCGATGATCAACAATGCCCATGTCACCAAGGCCGATATTGTGGCGAAAAACGGGGTGATTCATGGGATTGATGCCGTGATGCTTCCGCCTGGCCGGTGA
- a CDS encoding acyltransferase has protein sequence MSSNVPAVDPQVVHGSSEPTAVPNWALISRVLREPGHAVSVFLAVLRGRLYTWWAQAFRPRVQIGQGLRIYGRLDIRGSGTVVLGDGVQIYGRVTPWTNAPDARIEVGDDTKLDGTRISCVTRVRIGRECLIANCRILDTSFHAVRRDAHSATMPILEGPVEVGDNVWISPDAGLLPGTRIGSNSVVAMAAICKGEFPEGVMILGNPARIAGRIG, from the coding sequence ATGTCGAGCAACGTACCGGCGGTTGATCCGCAGGTTGTGCACGGGAGCAGTGAACCCACGGCTGTTCCGAACTGGGCACTGATTTCCCGTGTGTTGCGGGAACCCGGGCACGCGGTGTCGGTGTTCCTGGCGGTCCTGCGGGGGCGCCTCTACACGTGGTGGGCGCAGGCCTTTCGGCCGCGCGTGCAGATCGGTCAGGGACTGCGGATCTACGGTCGACTGGATATCCGCGGTTCAGGCACGGTGGTACTCGGGGATGGTGTGCAGATCTATGGACGGGTGACACCATGGACCAATGCGCCCGACGCCCGCATCGAGGTGGGTGATGACACCAAGCTCGATGGGACGCGCATCAGTTGTGTGACCCGCGTGCGCATCGGACGCGAGTGCCTGATCGCCAACTGTCGCATTCTCGACACGTCATTTCATGCGGTGCGCCGTGACGCTCATTCGGCGACGATGCCGATCCTCGAGGGGCCCGTGGAGGTGGGAGACAACGTATGGATCTCGCCGGATGCCGGGCTGCTACCGGGCACACGTATCGGCAGCAACTCGGTGGTCGCCATGGCAGCGATCTGCAAGGGTGAGTTCCCCGAGGGTGTGATGATCCTGGGCAATCCGGCGCGGATAGCCGGGCGTATCGGCTGA
- a CDS encoding serine hydrolase, which yields MPGIALFAEDSAGQQVQVFRGEDAWGMPVTSASTACLASVGKPAIALLVLELVDEGRLSLDDTLEHAAQCDWGGVRHATIGDMLSHRAGIPPILREEDVPYSSSLTADSIRAAYRGLDLRPARTRHVQYSDVAYGMLADVVVQHREAPLSACLDRLNTRLGTRLTFGCKPQHEYLQVTGVPSPHADSAIAPLNSEFWHALSLPWAAICGAIDDGMRIVRAFAAGSPVLSARIQQAAILDPDAGLLSGGIAATNGQLGIAANPTLEWERCPWGLGVELRGEKAPHWSPKEASAVSFGHVGISGTLAWHDPIHGVTWGMTGTRSSHSGWLLRYGPMLGKAVIESLTTHRT from the coding sequence ATGCCAGGCATCGCCCTGTTCGCAGAAGATTCGGCTGGCCAACAGGTACAGGTTTTTCGTGGGGAAGATGCGTGGGGCATGCCCGTGACATCTGCGAGCACGGCCTGCCTTGCCTCCGTCGGAAAGCCTGCTATCGCGTTGCTGGTGTTGGAACTCGTGGACGAAGGGCGCCTCTCACTCGACGACACTCTCGAGCACGCGGCCCAGTGTGATTGGGGTGGCGTGCGGCATGCGACCATTGGCGACATGTTGTCGCATCGTGCGGGCATTCCGCCCATCCTTCGCGAGGAAGATGTCCCGTATTCTTCGTCTCTCACCGCGGACAGCATTCGCGCCGCCTATCGCGGCCTCGATTTGCGGCCGGCGCGCACACGCCATGTGCAGTACAGCGACGTCGCGTATGGAATGCTGGCCGATGTCGTGGTACAACACCGTGAAGCGCCGCTGAGTGCCTGCCTCGACAGACTGAACACGCGACTCGGCACCAGGCTCACGTTTGGTTGCAAGCCGCAGCACGAATACCTGCAGGTCACGGGTGTGCCTTCGCCGCACGCCGATTCAGCGATTGCACCGCTGAACTCGGAGTTCTGGCATGCATTGTCGTTGCCGTGGGCGGCGATCTGCGGCGCCATCGATGACGGCATGCGCATTGTGCGTGCTTTCGCCGCCGGATCACCGGTACTGTCAGCACGAATACAGCAGGCGGCCATTCTTGACCCCGATGCCGGCCTCCTATCCGGCGGCATCGCTGCAACCAACGGCCAACTTGGCATTGCCGCCAACCCAACGCTGGAATGGGAGCGTTGTCCCTGGGGTCTTGGCGTGGAACTGCGCGGCGAGAAGGCGCCCCACTGGAGCCCGAAAGAAGCGTCGGCGGTGTCGTTCGGACATGTCGGGATCAGCGGCACACTCGCCTGGCATGACCCTATACATGGGGTCACCTGGGGAATGACCGGCACCCGCAGCAGTCACTCAGGTTGGTTACTGCGCTACGGTCCGATGCTGGGAAAGGCCGTGATCGAGAGCCTCACCACGCACCGGACCTGA
- a CDS encoding PEP-CTERM sorting domain-containing protein, which produces MKNLIRVVAAAALLTPSLAFAQIDNTGSAGWSLFWGQISSNAGAWTTATNIGPSIPGEWTDNTAAANWIGANSSGSVGGSGDNVRRYRYLFTYTFGAAAPSTQYTFNLGWDNYMVGAFLGGTADASAANWLSGGTSLAFTPGLPTPDTFGFCGRAGSLNNANMEPCVYPTSLTFAASAGQTLTFVMEGDGQTDGLFLQSIGGSQVVPEPSTYALMAAGLAGLAAVARRRKQQG; this is translated from the coding sequence GTGAAGAATTTGATTCGCGTCGTTGCCGCTGCTGCCCTGCTCACCCCGTCGCTGGCCTTTGCTCAGATCGACAACACCGGTTCGGCCGGCTGGAGCCTGTTCTGGGGCCAGATCAGCTCCAACGCGGGCGCCTGGACCACGGCCACGAACATCGGTCCGAGCATCCCCGGTGAATGGACCGACAATACGGCGGCAGCCAACTGGATTGGCGCCAACTCGTCGGGTTCGGTGGGCGGCTCGGGCGACAATGTCCGCCGCTACCGCTACCTGTTCACGTACACGTTCGGCGCCGCGGCCCCGTCCACCCAGTACACGTTCAACCTGGGTTGGGACAACTACATGGTCGGCGCGTTCCTGGGCGGGACGGCTGATGCAAGTGCCGCGAACTGGTTGAGCGGCGGTACGTCGCTGGCCTTCACCCCGGGACTGCCGACGCCCGACACGTTCGGCTTCTGCGGCCGTGCGGGCAGCTTGAACAACGCCAACATGGAACCCTGCGTGTACCCGACGTCGCTGACGTTTGCCGCCTCGGCGGGTCAGACGCTGACGTTTGTGATGGAAGGCGACGGCCAGACGGACGGTCTGTTCCTGCAGTCGATCGGTGGTTCGCAGGTGGTGCCGGAGCCGAGCACCTACGCGCTGATGGCCGCCGGCCTGGCGGGTCTGGCTGCTGTGGCACGTCGTCGCAAGCAGCAGGGCTGA
- a CDS encoding acyl carrier protein yields the protein MPVLEEVLALALRLPLERIDETIGYQLIPQWDSANHVALIGALEEAYGIMIDDEDIPDLNSVSAIRRYVEQRTGG from the coding sequence ATGCCCGTGCTCGAAGAAGTGCTCGCTCTGGCGCTCCGCCTTCCGCTGGAGCGCATCGACGAGACCATTGGTTACCAGCTCATCCCGCAGTGGGATTCCGCGAACCATGTCGCGTTGATCGGTGCGCTCGAGGAAGCGTATGGCATCATGATCGATGACGAGGATATCCCGGACCTGAATTCTGTGTCGGCGATTCGCCGCTATGTCGAGCAACGTACCGGCGGTTGA
- a CDS encoding endonuclease/exonuclease/phosphatase family protein has translation MRSRGSGSRFPRLARVVTWTCWGWLAATVAIWIGLYTLSERTLPFTMLLYGPRWVVLLPLAILVPVALIFAWRALLPLALSAVIAAVPIMGFRLSPAGLMAGRTPPLQVAPNGLRILSLNAQGGGVVQQHLDEMMAAYTPSVMAFQECGRELGQNLAKRAEWHFEQFHNLCLLSRWPVTQRDSMPRAAFARISDLGYGGAAIVIRYTIAHPAGPFELVNLHLETARKGLEGILGDQGLLRDDTGLPNVPASLETDRFAINADIRLRESERASYWSARHANTTPIVVVGDFNMPVESSIFRAYWSALSSAFDAGGRGFGFTKHEGRWLRIRIDHVLFAPQWFETSGAWVGNDVGSDHRPVIADLTRKR, from the coding sequence ATGCGATCCCGCGGCTCTGGATCACGATTCCCACGATTGGCTCGGGTGGTGACGTGGACGTGCTGGGGGTGGCTGGCGGCGACGGTGGCCATCTGGATCGGTCTCTACACGCTGTCTGAGCGCACGCTGCCGTTCACCATGCTGCTGTACGGACCTCGGTGGGTGGTGCTGTTGCCGCTCGCGATACTGGTACCGGTGGCACTGATCTTTGCATGGCGCGCCTTGCTGCCACTGGCATTGAGCGCGGTGATCGCGGCGGTACCGATCATGGGATTCCGACTCTCCCCCGCCGGGCTGATGGCCGGAAGAACGCCTCCGCTCCAGGTGGCTCCGAATGGCCTGCGCATCCTATCGCTCAATGCCCAGGGTGGCGGTGTGGTGCAGCAACATCTCGACGAGATGATGGCGGCATATACCCCGTCGGTGATGGCCTTTCAGGAATGTGGCCGCGAACTTGGGCAAAACCTCGCCAAACGCGCGGAGTGGCACTTCGAGCAATTCCACAATCTCTGTCTGCTGAGCCGTTGGCCGGTTACGCAGCGAGACAGCATGCCGCGTGCAGCGTTTGCCCGCATCTCCGATCTCGGATACGGCGGTGCGGCGATTGTCATCCGCTATACGATTGCCCATCCCGCTGGCCCGTTCGAACTGGTGAATCTCCACCTCGAAACGGCGCGCAAGGGACTGGAGGGAATCCTGGGCGATCAGGGACTGCTGCGAGACGATACGGGCCTGCCCAATGTGCCGGCATCGCTCGAGACAGATCGATTTGCGATCAACGCCGATATCCGCCTCCGAGAGTCCGAACGGGCGTCGTACTGGAGTGCTCGGCACGCCAATACGACCCCGATCGTCGTGGTCGGTGATTTCAATATGCCGGTCGAAAGCTCGATCTTTCGCGCCTACTGGAGCGCACTATCCAGTGCCTTCGATGCCGGCGGTCGTGGGTTCGGATTCACCAAACACGAGGGGCGCTGGCTGCGCATTCGTATCGATCACGTGCTCTTTGCTCCGCAATGGTTCGAAACATCGGGAGCATGGGTGGGCAACGATGTCGGATCAGATCACCGACCGGTCATCGCGGATCTCACCAGAAAGCGATGA
- a CDS encoding YggT family protein: protein MLESVVRVIDALLIFLRPLVFAAGALTAIGAVTSWAVRTRRISPFSGAARFVRDRVDPWLIAPVERRILRAGGTPYSAPWWALAAVVLGGLLLISGIQFLRDQFVMLLFATTSGYSLIAVLTKWTFSVLRIALFARVISSWVGGSPYSKWWRWSYVLTEWFLAPLRNVIPTIGMIDISVLVAYFGLGILESVLIGAMLK, encoded by the coding sequence ATGCTAGAATCCGTGGTGCGCGTCATTGACGCCTTGCTGATTTTTCTTCGTCCGCTGGTCTTTGCGGCCGGTGCATTGACCGCCATCGGGGCGGTGACGTCATGGGCGGTGCGCACACGACGCATTTCGCCGTTCTCCGGCGCCGCGCGTTTCGTTCGGGACAGGGTTGATCCCTGGCTGATCGCCCCCGTGGAACGCCGCATTCTGCGCGCAGGTGGCACGCCCTATTCGGCACCATGGTGGGCATTGGCCGCTGTGGTGCTGGGAGGACTGTTGCTGATTTCCGGCATCCAGTTCCTGCGCGACCAGTTCGTCATGCTGCTGTTCGCCACGACATCAGGGTATTCGCTGATCGCCGTGCTGACGAAGTGGACGTTCAGCGTGTTGCGTATCGCATTGTTTGCCCGCGTGATCTCCAGTTGGGTGGGCGGTAGCCCGTACTCCAAGTGGTGGCGGTGGTCGTACGTGCTCACCGAGTGGTTCCTGGCGCCTTTGCGCAACGTCATCCCCACCATCGGGATGATCGACATTTCGGTGCTGGTGGCCTACTTCGGACTCGGCATTCTCGAGTCGGTACTGATTGGGGCGATGCTGAAATAG
- a CDS encoding amidohydrolase, translating into MSPFRLALAALLAVPFSLDAQSQQPADLIVTNARVYTADDARPLVEAFAVRDGRVIFVGSQREAGMLKGASTRVLDAQGRTIIPGMVDAHAHFAGLALKLRAVDLVGTKSLEDVIALVAEKAKTLPKGTWITGRGWDQNAWGNTQFPTHTQLSAAIPDHPVILTRVDGHAGFVNSAAMQLAGLTRTTKDPDGGKILKDAQGNPTGVLIDRAQGIVGAKVPEFTRDEMRSALKDAIARMHSFGLVGMHDAGASRANIDLFEDMAQKQELNLRLYVMIGDDSVALRHYFAQGPRSGLHNGQVWVRAVKLYADGAMGSRGAALLEPYSDDPNNTGLLLSAPAHIQEVAEAGLRAGFQINTHAIGDRGNRVVLDAYERAIGRVPRVDHRFRVEHAQILHYDDIPRFAQLGVIPSMQASHQTSDMYWIGKRLGPTRLYGAYAWQSLLQTGVIIPNGSDFPVEEVNPLISFHAAIARQDGRDWPAGGWFPEQKMSREDALRSMTIWPAYSGFQEKEIGSITAGKYADFVVLDQDIMRVPVELVLKTKVLATYVGGKTVYEASPRP; encoded by the coding sequence ATGTCTCCCTTCCGCCTTGCCCTCGCGGCGCTGCTTGCCGTCCCGTTTTCCCTGGACGCGCAGTCTCAGCAGCCGGCAGATCTGATCGTCACCAATGCCCGGGTCTACACGGCGGATGATGCCCGTCCGCTCGTGGAAGCATTCGCGGTTCGTGATGGCCGCGTGATCTTCGTGGGCTCGCAGCGGGAAGCGGGCATGCTCAAGGGTGCGTCGACCCGGGTGCTCGACGCGCAGGGACGGACGATCATCCCGGGTATGGTGGATGCGCACGCGCACTTCGCCGGTCTCGCGCTGAAGCTGCGGGCGGTCGATCTCGTGGGTACCAAGAGTCTCGAGGACGTGATCGCGCTGGTGGCCGAGAAAGCCAAGACACTGCCCAAAGGCACGTGGATCACGGGTCGTGGCTGGGATCAGAATGCCTGGGGCAATACACAGTTTCCCACCCACACCCAACTCTCGGCGGCCATTCCTGATCACCCGGTCATCCTGACGCGAGTCGATGGGCATGCGGGCTTTGTGAACAGTGCCGCCATGCAGCTCGCCGGCCTCACCCGGACCACAAAAGATCCGGACGGCGGCAAGATCCTGAAGGATGCCCAGGGCAATCCCACCGGCGTGCTGATCGACCGGGCCCAGGGCATCGTCGGTGCCAAGGTGCCGGAGTTCACGCGGGATGAAATGCGTTCGGCACTCAAGGACGCGATCGCCCGCATGCACTCCTTCGGCCTGGTGGGCATGCACGATGCCGGGGCCTCGCGCGCCAATATCGATCTGTTCGAAGACATGGCGCAGAAGCAGGAACTCAACCTGCGACTCTATGTCATGATCGGCGACGACTCCGTGGCGTTGCGCCACTACTTCGCGCAGGGTCCGCGCTCGGGGCTGCACAACGGACAGGTGTGGGTCCGTGCGGTGAAGTTGTACGCGGATGGCGCGATGGGTTCCCGTGGCGCAGCGCTGCTCGAACCCTACAGCGACGATCCGAACAACACGGGTCTGCTGCTGTCTGCGCCGGCTCACATCCAGGAAGTGGCCGAAGCCGGTCTGCGGGCGGGGTTCCAGATCAACACCCACGCCATCGGCGATCGTGGAAACCGCGTGGTGCTGGACGCCTACGAGCGTGCCATTGGTCGTGTCCCGCGAGTCGATCACCGGTTCCGCGTGGAACATGCGCAGATCCTGCACTACGACGATATCCCACGTTTTGCGCAGCTCGGCGTCATTCCGTCCATGCAAGCCAGCCACCAGACCAGCGACATGTACTGGATCGGCAAGCGCCTGGGCCCCACGCGTCTGTACGGGGCCTATGCGTGGCAATCATTGCTACAGACTGGTGTGATCATCCCCAACGGATCCGACTTCCCAGTGGAAGAAGTGAATCCACTCATCTCGTTCCACGCCGCCATCGCCCGCCAGGACGGACGTGATTGGCCGGCGGGCGGATGGTTTCCCGAGCAGAAGATGTCGCGCGAAGATGCACTCCGCAGCATGACCATCTGGCCAGCGTACTCCGGCTTCCAGGAGAAGGAGATCGGTTCGATCACCGCCGGCAAATACGCCGATTTTGTAGTGCTCGACCAGGACATCATGCGCGTGCCGGTGGAGTTGGTCCTGAAAACGAAAGTCCTCGCCACCTATGTGGGTGGCAAGACTGTGTATGAGGCCTCCCCGAGGCCGTGA
- a CDS encoding amino acid adenylation domain-containing protein: MSKRLPSLAQLVSDAAGRFHDRPALAGHVGVVTYGELDTSARHWATALRQHGVPQGGRVGVLGNRSRVTYIGALAAAYAGAAFVPLNTKLHLDRVRRISRLAELDAVIVEPDALGVLDLLLEEMPSLKLILAPESVLTARVGGIATCDRTTLPVNAEAPCLAPDRDALAYLLFTSGTTGTPKGVGVTQGNVAAYLEQARARFAFAPTDRFSQMFEQSFDVSIFDLFVAWASGAAVHTLAARQLVAPASYIEQEGITVFSCVPSVLSLMKQRNALRPGRFASVRYSMFAGEALTVENAREWAAAAPNSVIENQYGPTETTVVVTGFRWCSRDCREYPNGYIPIGAAFPGVDARIVTSELRDVAPGASGELLIGGPQTVPGYWRDGTLTRERFVDLPTDGGERQRYYRTGDLVRSLPSGDIAYLGRVDHQLKVLGRRVEPAEVEAIARQVPGVTDAVAVGWPLEDGRAVALTLFVLASCGDEQLSGEVTQSIALRVEPFLVPRTVIPCREFPTNANGKVDRAALLDTLRESALVAT; this comes from the coding sequence ATGTCAAAGCGTCTGCCGTCGCTTGCTCAATTGGTTTCCGACGCAGCCGGACGGTTTCACGACCGCCCGGCGCTGGCTGGGCACGTCGGTGTGGTGACGTACGGAGAGCTCGACACGAGCGCCAGGCACTGGGCGACGGCGTTGAGGCAACACGGTGTGCCGCAAGGCGGACGTGTGGGCGTGCTCGGCAACCGCTCGCGCGTCACTTATATAGGTGCACTTGCCGCGGCTTATGCCGGGGCCGCGTTCGTGCCACTCAACACCAAGCTGCATCTTGACCGAGTGCGTCGCATTTCGCGGCTGGCCGAGTTGGATGCGGTGATCGTGGAGCCCGATGCGTTGGGCGTGCTCGACCTGCTGCTCGAGGAAATGCCGTCCCTCAAGCTGATCCTGGCGCCTGAATCGGTACTCACCGCACGCGTGGGCGGTATCGCCACGTGCGACAGGACCACACTGCCGGTCAACGCCGAGGCACCCTGTCTCGCGCCGGACCGCGACGCGCTGGCGTATCTGCTGTTCACCTCTGGTACGACGGGCACCCCCAAGGGCGTCGGGGTCACGCAGGGAAATGTCGCCGCGTATCTGGAGCAGGCGCGTGCCCGTTTTGCGTTTGCGCCGACCGATCGTTTCTCGCAGATGTTCGAGCAGTCGTTCGACGTGTCGATTTTCGATCTGTTCGTGGCATGGGCCAGTGGTGCCGCCGTGCATACGCTGGCCGCACGACAACTGGTGGCGCCGGCCAGTTACATCGAGCAGGAAGGCATCACCGTGTTCTCCTGCGTGCCGTCGGTGCTGTCCCTGATGAAGCAGCGCAACGCGTTGCGGCCCGGTCGGTTTGCCTCGGTGCGCTACAGCATGTTTGCGGGCGAGGCGCTGACCGTGGAAAATGCACGGGAGTGGGCGGCTGCTGCCCCGAACAGCGTGATCGAAAACCAATATGGCCCCACGGAAACCACGGTCGTGGTGACGGGGTTTCGTTGGTGCTCCCGTGACTGCCGGGAGTATCCCAACGGATACATTCCCATCGGTGCCGCATTCCCGGGGGTCGATGCCCGCATTGTCACGTCGGAGCTGCGCGACGTGGCCCCGGGCGCGTCCGGCGAATTGTTGATCGGCGGACCGCAGACGGTGCCGGGGTATTGGCGTGACGGAACGCTCACACGCGAACGGTTTGTCGATCTGCCGACCGACGGCGGTGAGCGTCAGCGTTACTATCGCACCGGAGATCTCGTGCGCAGTCTCCCCAGCGGGGATATCGCGTATCTCGGGCGCGTGGACCATCAGCTCAAGGTGCTCGGCCGCCGCGTAGAGCCGGCCGAAGTCGAAGCGATCGCGCGTCAGGTACCGGGGGTGACCGATGCGGTCGCGGTCGGGTGGCCGCTCGAAGACGGACGTGCCGTGGCGTTGACGCTGTTTGTGCTGGCCTCATGCGGCGATGAACAGCTCTCTGGCGAAGTCACACAGTCGATTGCGTTGCGCGTGGAGCCGTTTCTCGTGCCGCGCACCGTCATTCCGTGTCGTGAATTTCCGACCAACGCCAACGGAAAGGTCGATCGCGCCGCATTGTTGGATACATTGCGTGAGTCTGCGCTCGTCGCCACCTGA
- a CDS encoding PEP-CTERM sorting domain-containing protein → MIKSFSRVAAALSLVAGATTAQAQIMNTGTGLGSTDSFWTVSAIGASFQQAVVIANPPSAPWQPNNGPISRWIGVNETGSYGSPSQFSFQTNLLGSAPITGSIGWDNILLGYQFVDASNNAVSGLIAPNSSWLTLVPSGTNQYGFCRDNDGVLPSASFPNCIVDFSIGDLGQYAGATAIRFVIEGDGSTDGLFIGNAASSVVPEPSTYALMAAGLAAMALVARRRRSA, encoded by the coding sequence ATGATCAAGTCTTTCTCACGCGTCGCCGCTGCTCTTTCACTCGTTGCTGGTGCCACCACGGCGCAGGCTCAGATCATGAACACCGGTACCGGATTGGGATCGACTGATTCCTTCTGGACGGTGTCGGCCATTGGCGCAAGCTTCCAGCAGGCGGTGGTGATCGCCAATCCGCCGTCAGCGCCTTGGCAGCCCAACAACGGTCCGATCTCGCGCTGGATCGGTGTGAACGAAACCGGCAGCTACGGCTCGCCGTCCCAGTTCTCCTTCCAGACCAACCTGCTCGGCTCGGCGCCCATCACCGGCTCCATCGGTTGGGACAACATCCTCCTGGGTTACCAGTTTGTGGATGCGTCCAACAACGCCGTGTCGGGCCTGATCGCGCCCAACTCTTCGTGGCTCACCCTCGTGCCGTCGGGCACGAACCAGTACGGCTTCTGCCGTGATAACGACGGTGTGCTGCCGAGCGCGAGCTTCCCGAACTGCATTGTCGACTTCAGCATCGGTGACCTGGGTCAGTACGCCGGCGCCACGGCCATTCGCTTCGTGATCGAAGGCGATGGCAGCACGGACGGTCTGTTCATCGGCAACGCGGCGTCTTCGGTCGTGCCGGAGCCGAGCACCTACGCGCTGATGGCGGCCGGTCTTGCCGCGATGGCTCTTGTGGCGCGTCGTCGCCGCTCGGCCTGA
- a CDS encoding VanZ family protein: MSNRHAELDHRRHMRLRDLKNPRLGALLLLALSVAAIVAATLLPGNGTPVEQLPPSWCLRCGGLWLMDGVSNVLLFVPLGVALAWLGWRVPTVLLTGAVLSLGVETLQWLGIPAQRSAALADVLTNTAGACLGLLVVRHWSGVVLARGRQAGWLAVAWTAAAAGAMIGTAIALGPRRHERPPTPSDYRRSAIAYSPGHGWYGGEPLGATINGQPFAHRGSGPIVVEIEREPVSTIVTAEVRGRDTASGLRSFVFVHRAADTSAIVMLAQHGDDAVLAVTRRAWDWGLAMPRLRLEHAFAGHAEGGGQVLALRAHSSPAELSLIAEGPPQGLRAQLRLSATMGWAMLQSVVGVQHPLAPVVLMAWLLWLWAPAAWWSVRSRWAGESQSTMATAFTALGPLAAMVCTMVALPATVGVSRLTGLEWLMLLTAYGSGIVGAWRQLRGNIRPC, from the coding sequence GTGAGCAATCGGCATGCCGAACTCGACCACCGACGGCACATGCGTCTGCGTGACCTGAAGAACCCTCGCCTGGGGGCACTTCTTTTGCTGGCCCTGAGCGTGGCGGCCATCGTGGCGGCTACCCTGCTGCCCGGCAACGGCACGCCGGTGGAGCAGTTGCCGCCGAGCTGGTGCCTGCGCTGCGGTGGGCTGTGGCTGATGGACGGCGTCAGCAACGTGCTGCTGTTTGTGCCCCTAGGCGTGGCACTGGCCTGGTTGGGCTGGCGTGTGCCAACCGTGCTGCTGACTGGGGCAGTCTTGTCGCTGGGCGTGGAAACGCTGCAGTGGCTGGGGATCCCAGCCCAGCGATCAGCGGCCCTGGCCGATGTGCTGACCAATACGGCGGGCGCCTGTCTTGGTCTGCTTGTCGTGAGACACTGGTCTGGTGTGGTGCTGGCTCGAGGACGGCAGGCCGGATGGCTGGCGGTGGCGTGGACGGCAGCAGCAGCGGGTGCGATGATCGGCACAGCGATTGCGCTGGGACCACGGCGCCATGAGCGGCCACCAACACCGTCCGACTATCGCCGCAGTGCGATCGCCTATTCGCCCGGCCACGGCTGGTACGGCGGCGAACCGCTGGGGGCGACGATCAATGGACAACCGTTTGCGCACCGCGGCTCGGGCCCGATCGTGGTCGAAATCGAGCGGGAACCGGTGTCCACCATCGTGACCGCAGAGGTGCGGGGGCGGGACACCGCTTCGGGTCTGCGGTCTTTTGTGTTTGTGCACCGCGCGGCCGACACCAGCGCGATTGTCATGCTCGCGCAGCATGGAGACGACGCGGTGCTGGCGGTGACACGACGTGCATGGGATTGGGGGTTGGCCATGCCGCGCCTGCGCCTGGAGCATGCCTTTGCCGGTCACGCGGAAGGCGGCGGCCAGGTGCTGGCATTGCGGGCGCATTCGTCACCGGCGGAACTGTCTCTCATCGCAGAGGGGCCCCCTCAAGGCCTTCGCGCGCAGCTCCGTCTCTCGGCCACCATGGGCTGGGCGATGCTGCAGTCGGTGGTCGGTGTGCAACACCCGCTGGCACCGGTGGTGTTGATGGCGTGGCTGCTGTGGTTGTGGGCGCCGGCAGCGTGGTGGAGCGTGCGCAGTCGGTGGGCTGGGGAGAGCCAGAGTACGATGGCCACCGCGTTCACTGCGTTGGGGCCACTCGCGGCCATGGTGTGCACGATGGTGGCACTGCCGGCGACAGTTGGCGTATCGCGATTGACGGGGCTCGAGTGGCTGATGCTGCTGACCGCCTATGGATCCGGCATCGTGGGCGCCTGGCGACAACTTCGGGGTAATATTCGGCCATGCTAG